The nucleotide sequence TCCACAAAGTTTTCTTACAGCAAGCTTTTGCGCTGATACCGACAACCATCCAGCAATAATTTTTTGTTTGCCGAGCCTTAGCCGAAGCCAGTAATCTTCAATATGCTGGATATCATAAAAGTACTTTTCATAAGTCGCATCAATTTCTCGCCTTGTTCTGTAATGAGTCCATTTATCAAGCCATTCGCAAAAATCCTGACTCCATCGCATTATATTTTTACCGTTCTTTTGGTATCCGAGGCCAAGAGCCCTGCAACTGGCCGCATAGTAAATTCGCGAGTAACTATTCTTTGGAAACCAGTGTAGAAAGGGAATTCCGCAGTGACCTTCTCGCCAAACCCCCTTATCAGGAAACAAATTCAAGACTATGCCGCCAGGTTTTAATACTCGCTCAATTTCAGCAAGTACGGTATTCAGGTTCTCGACATGCTCCATCACCTGATTATTGATAACAATATCGAAGAACTCACTTTCAAAAGGAATAGTGTTATTAGTTATTTTTCTAATCGTACCATCTAAAAAAAGAGCGGGGTCAACAAACTTTGAATAATCTCCTCCCTCATAGAAGATATCGCACCCAAATGCATTAATACCCTGGTTTCTTAATTCATGCAAAATTCTCCCCGCACCACAACCATAATCGAGTATGCGAATATCTTTTCCATATTTTTGATCCAGAACCCACTGCGCACAGAATTGATAGTTGTTCATATACAGGCCTAAGTATTGACGCCAGTTTTAAATTAAGATGGTCATAAACACCGTCAATAATCAATCGGAAATGCCAAAGATTGAAAGCACCAGGCGAGCGACCATGACTACTATAGGTTTTATCATAGAATTTTCTGTCTTGAGCGTATCGTCAAATCCATCCGATTATGGCAGATGTCAGATAGACGGCGATCATAAAATGGTCAGCAATTTCGTCGCGGCGGCTGATAAATTTATTAACTATTTGAATTTAAATAATAATTTTTTCTACCAAATGAGATATTTTACCTATCTTTTTTCACGATCATCGCAATTTTTTAGAACACGGCAACAGGGAGTCCAAATCCTTAAATCGTCAAGAAATTACCTAAATTCCATGCTTATATTAATGATATTAGAGCAATGCTTCTGTACGCAGCAGCGCCTCTAAACCGTCAATGAGCAGGTCGGCGCATTCGAGAATTTCGATGCTTGGGGTCGATGCGGCGTCGAGCAGCGCATCGACCTGGTATTTCATTCCAGCGGGCAAGCGATCACAGCGTGCTTCCGCGATCCGCGCCAAGCGCTTGTCGCCAGGATGCGGCATTCGATCGATCGCGAAAAGCACATCAAAGTAAATGGCCAACAGCGCCGCTATGCGATGGTTTATGCTGACTCGGTCGCCTCGCGCCACGGCGCGTTGTATTTGGTGTGCGTACGCTGAGAAGGTATTGCGCAGAATGGGAAAATTCTTGGCCACGACCGCCCTTCGCAATCCTTCGGGATAAGGCTCTTGTGCTTTCGTTTGTAGGGCCGCAAACCAGCCCCGTCGGTCAAAGAGCGCTTTGGAAGCCAGCAGATTGTGCTAAAAACAGGTTGAGTAGCCGACGGAAGCCTCATGCTCGTCGATAACTCGAATTAATTGCCCCTCGATCCAATGGGTCGAGCGAAACATGACATCAACCATAATGCCGGTCTGCAAGTCGAGCCACTTGTCACCGAGTTCCCAGAAACAATTACCGATTTCAGCTTGGCACGCAAATGTTAAGGCCACGGCCTTGCGTTCGCTTATTGGTAATTCCCCTGACAAGTAGACGTAGAGATCGATGTCAGAGCTTGCATCTGAGACCGCATTCGTCTGCGAGTCCGCCAGCGCAACCGCTTCGACTTGCGGTAAAAGGCTATAGCGCGTTGCCACGCGGGCGGTAAGAAGTTCTGCCAATTTTTCCATGGGCATGGCTCCTTATTCAAAGCGTCAAGCGACGCCAGGCGTAAAGCCTCAGTCACTCCAGGTTCCGCGATGATCCCCCTGACTTACTTTCGCGCGCGCCGGGAATCGCGTAAGTGCCAACCGCATGAGCGACCGGATCATCGCTTCCTTCGGAATACAGGGTCACCTCGCCATAAACCAGCGACTTTCCGACTTTTATAAGCCGACATATACCCAAGATATCCTTATCTGAAGATGGTTTGCGGAGGAAATTCACAGTGAGGCTCGCCGTTACTGCCAAAGGGGTTATGCCAATCTGCTGAAACATAGCGACATACAGCGCCACATCGGCCACAGTCATCATCACCGGACCGGACACGGTGCCTCCAGGACGCAACTCGTCGATGCCGACCCGGTGGCGGATGATGGAAGAGCCCTCGCTGACCGCTTCGACCAGGCACTTGCTTTGAGGAAACTCCGCCGCCATGAATTTGATAACCTGCTCTTTCGTTACCACCCAAGCTCTCCGTCGATGTTAAAAGTTAGTAGTGAACGGCCCGCGCGGCGGTCCGAACATAGTCCGGTTGCTCCAGCCAATAGCTCGGACCGTCCGGCGGGCCGGTCTTTAGAACCTCGGCGTTGAGCGCCCAAACGCGCGCTAAGCCCCCAAGTAAAACTGTTGGTGGTCTTCCCGTGTTGTTAGAATGCGTGTCCATTGGCCGTTGATCGGCTTTGGCATGACCGCCAATACAGCTTCGAAAGTATGCCCCGCCTTTCCGATATTGAGCTGCTCGCCATGATTCACCATCAAAGCGCCGAGTAGGTCAGGGCTGGTCTTGCTGATGCAGGTATTGATATAAGTCGCTACCCGAAACGACAGCGGCCCTTCCAGATTGGCCGTCTCCAAGCGTAAAAGCTGCTGTTGGCTCAGACTATCGGGGGCCATCTTGGAACCTAATGTCGAGCGGCGGACAACGAGTGTATTTGGATCAAACCGCTGTCCCGCCGGAATGATGGCGTAAAGGTCATAATCACCATGCACGTAACGTGGTCGCAACAAACCTATTTCCACCAAGGCGATACAACCATAGTGCCTGTGCCGCGGATTTGTTTGAACCAAGTACGGCGTCTGGCAACCGCGCGGCTGCTCGTCGTCGTCAAACCCGGCGGCGGTGCGGGGTAGCGTTATCAAGTGACTGCTTTCGAGCCATTTGCTGCGCGCGTCAGCCAAGCGGCTTTCAGTGAAGACCTGGGGCAGCAAAAAGGGTGAGCAGACCAATCCCGCAAGCTGATGGCGACCGACATTGCGATTGGCGGTTTTTGCCTTGAGATCGGCGCGCTTGCCGGTATAACCGCGTTTTCCCACCCATGCGAGGGAGGCTTTTCCCGTCTGACGCACCAAGATATGGCAATCGAACGCCTGGGCCGCCGCGATAAAAATTCTTAAATGGTTGGGGTGCACAAAGTCAGTGTCATCTAAGCTCATCTTATTGCTCTCTCGCCGTGAGAACGCCCCCACCAGCGGCGCTTGGAAAAACCAAATTGTTTCTAAAATTATCACAATTATTGGAATTATTAAGGAGACGCCCATGAATCAGGCTCAGCGAAGATGGCGGCTGGGGTCGGTGCTCGCCGTGGTTGGATCGTTAACGACAATCCCCGGATTCGCCGCCGACCCGGAAATCAATCTCGGCGCGCGGAATGCGCCGAACCTGAGACCGGCTTTTCTCGGGGCGATCAGCCAGCACGACTATGACGGGATCAGCGACGATTTACTGACCGGCGGCTTGGGCTGGGATGGCTTGCAAGCGGCGTATCCGACGCCGCCCGCCGCCAACCCCAGCGCGGCCGAACTGCGCCAGCGGGCGATTCACACCAACTATCGCGCGGTGCTCGACATCACCACGACCGGCGGCTACGGCCGGCTGTACGGCCCGAACGTGGCCCCGGACGGCACGGTGGACCCGACGCCGGGAGCCGGCAAGATCGCGGGCAGCGAATACCTCGCCTACGCCGATGACGGCAGCGGGCGAAAAAACGTCACCCTGATGGTTCAAGTACCCAGCACTTTCGATCTGACTCGCGCCTGCATCATCACGGCCCCATCGTCCGGCTCGCGGGGCATCTACGGGGCTATCGGCGCATCGGGCGAATGGGGGCTCAAACACGGCTGCGCTGTCGCTTATACCGACAAAGGCACCGGTAATGGATTGCACGATCTCACGACCAATCGCGTCGGTTTGATCAACGGCGCCCGCGTTGATGCCGCCGCGGCCGGAGGTGCCTCGCATTTTACGGCCGACCTAAGCGACGCCGAGCGGACCGCTTTTAATGCGCGCTATCCAGATCGGGTAGCCTACAAGCACGCGCACTCCCAACAAAACCCAGAGCAGGACTGGGGTCGCAATACTCTGCAAGCCATCGTCTTTGCGTTCTACGTCCTAAACGAGCGTTACGGCACGCCCAACCCGCGCGGCGGCAACCGCACGGTGCTTGACCGCGCCAATACCCTGGTCATCGCCTCGGGCATCTCCAACGGCGCTGGCGCTGCCCTGGCCGCCGCCAAACAAGACCGAAACGGCCTCATCGACGGCGTGGCGGTCACCGAACCCAACGTGCAAACCACCGGCGCGCACCGATTGCTCATCCAGCAAGGCGCGACTTCTTTTCCTGTGGTCGGTAGGCCGCTATTCGACTACTTCACCCATGCCAACCTGTACCAGCCGTGCGCGGCGTTGTCCGCGCGCGCGGCCGGCTCGCCGCTCGCCAGCCTGCTTGCCGCTCCGAACGCGGCGGGCGCGGCCAACCGCTGCGCTGGCTTGTACGCCAAGGGCTTGCTCGAAGCGAACACCCTGGCCGGACAGGCTGAGGAAGCGCTCGACAAACTGCGAACCTACGGCTGGCTGGCGGACAGCGACCTGCTTCACGCCTCGCACTACCGGCTCGCCACCAACGCCATCGCGGTGACCTATGCCAACGCCTACGGCCGCTTCCGCGTTACCGACCGGATCTGTGGGTTCAGTTTTGCCAACACCGACCCCACCACTGGCGCGGTCATCGCGCAAGCCGCTGCGCTAGAGGACAATATTTTCGGAATCGGTAACGGCGTCCCGCCGACTTCAGGCGTCAATATCGTCTATGACAACGCGCTGGAAGCGCCGGCGCTAGACCTTCTGGCGCGATCACCTTCCACCGGCATGGCCGATTTCGCGCTTGACGGCGCGATCTGTCATCGCAACCTCATCGAAGGGCGCGATATCTTGACGGGCCGACCGCTGAGCGAGCCGCTGCGCACGGCTTCAATGCAAGTTCGGCAGGGTATCCAGGAGGTACAACTGAGCGCCCGGCTTCAGAACAAGCCCGCAATCATCGTCCATGGCCGTTCCGATACACTGATTCCCGTGAATCATGCTTCTCGCGCTTACTATGGGGCGAACCAACTTGCCACGCATGGCAAATCCAATACCCGCTACATCGAAGTCACTAACGCTCAACACTTTGACGCTTTTCTAGCGCTTCCCGGCTATGACACTCGCTATGTCCCGCTGCACGTTTACCTAATCCAGGCCCTCGACCACCTTTACGATCACCTCACCACCGGCAAACCGTTGCCGGAGTCACAGGTGGTGCGCACCCTACCGCGCGGCGGTGTGCCAGGCAGCGCGCCAGCGCTTACCGCCGCGAACGTGCCGCCGATCGATCAGCTGGCCTCAGTTCCTAACAGCATTTCCTTTCGAGACAGCACCTTGTTCATTCCTGATTGAATGCGGGGTAACGAATGGTGCTCCGGTGATGATCGCCCGCCGGTCGGCCATCACCGGTTTGACGCTGCTGGGAGATTTTTCTAAGCGTCCGACCAACCAACTGTCGCATCGCTCATCCCCAACAAACCCAAAATCGGATCGAACTTGGCCCAGTGCCAAGCTCCATCAAGGGAACAGGGAAGGATGGCCCTGATCCGATCCGGTTCAGTTCTGGTGTTGCCTGTGAATTACGGGCAAAATTTCGATTTTCATGATTCACAACTGGAGACTGAATCCTCTCATGCCGAGCCACCTCTTCAAACACCTCCACTGGCTGTTGCTGGGGGGGATTATCGCCAGCGCCGCGCACGCCGTGGTTTATCCCTTGCCCCCTGCCGGCACGGATGTCATCGGCGAGATTAAAGTCGTTTACCCCAAGAAAGAAGAAACGCTGCTCGATATCGCCCGCGCCCACAGTCTGGGTTATGACGAAATCGTGCATGCCAATCCAGGCGTCGACCGCTGGGCTCCGGGCGAGAAAACCCCCATCGTGCTGCCAAGTCGCTTCATTCTTCCTGATACACCGCGCGAGGGCATCGTGCTCAACATCGCCGAACTGCGGGTGTATTACTATCCGGCGGCCAGCGCCGGCGGCGAGCGAGTGGTCCATACTTTTCCCGTCAGCATCGGGCGGATGGATTGGAAAACGCCGATGGGTTTGACCAAGGTCGTCGCCAAGGATATCGATCCACCCTGGCGGCCGCCGGCTTCGATCAAGGCCGAACATGCTAAAGAGGGCGATATCCTGCCGGACGTAGTGCCGGGCGGACCCGACAATCCGCTGGGCCGTTTCGCGATGCGGCTGGGCGTTCCCGGCTACCTGATTCACGGCACCAACAAGCCGTTTGGAATCGGGATGCGGGTGACGCACGGCTGCGTGCGGATGTATCCTGAAGATATCGAGCAACTGTTTGGAATCGTGCCGATAGGAACACCCGTGCGGCTGATCGACCAACCGGTGAAGGTCGGCCGGTTCGACGACGAATTACTGGTCGAAGCGCACGAACCCTTGGAAGAAGACAACCTGCCGATCAAGGTCACGCTGGAGCAAGCCCAACAAGCGGTCAGCGCTAAGATCGGGCCGGATATGCCCGGCGTCAACCCGACCGCGCTGCAAGCCGCAGTGGAGCAAGCCAGCGGGATGCCGGTCTCCATTTCTGGCGAACCAGGCCCGACCCCAGCCAGTGCGGTGGCCAGCGCGCCGCCCGCCCGCGAACCGACTCGCGCGGAACCGACCCGTCTAGCGCCGGCCACGACAGCGCCAACGACGCCCATGACCCCCATGGATCGGCCGGCGCTAGCCTCCCCCCAGCGCCCGACACCTTATCCGACGCCCGACCAATACACACCGCCGGCACCGCCGGTGGGTCTCACCAGCTACCCACCAGCCAACCGGCCGCCGCACCCCTATGCCGTGCCGCCCTACGCCACTCCATCGGTGTCGCCATCCGATCGTCCGGCTCCCGCCACGCCCGCGCGCACCATGCCTTACAGCAGCGCTACAACCGTCTACCAAGCGCCGCCCTACCGCCATCCGACCACGGCCCCGACGACTCCCATGGCGCCGGTCGATACGCCTGCCTATCGTCCTGAATCCATGACGGCCGCACCCGACGACGGCTATACCCGCAACCCCGGCGCGGCGAATTATCCGCAGGAACCGCCTTATGTGTCTTATCCGCCTACCGCAGCGCCCGCGCCTTCCGCGGCCGCGCCATCGGCTTATCGTTCCGTACCCTCGGGGAGTCCGGTGCCTTATCCTAGACCTGTAACACCAACGACACAGCCCTAATTCAATGAGGACTCTGCCTGCTTGACCCGACGTATTGATTATCGATCAGTTGCAACAGGGCAACAAAAAACCCCCGCGTGAGTGCGGGGGTTTTTTAGACAGCAAAAATTCGATTTATTTATACATCGACTTTTTGAACATGCGATTGATCTTTTCCTCAGTCGCCATGCTGATGGACTTGGCTTCGTTGGCGGTATCCAGGGCGTTGCGCGCCATGGCCTTAGCCTCGCTGGCATCGCTCTGAGCTTTTTGGACATCGCTGGTGCTGGCGCAGCCAACAGTCAAACCAGCAATCAGGGCCAACGCGGAAACCTTGGTCAAAGTCTTCAAGGACATTTTTCAGCTCCTAAGTATCATTTACGCAAAGTCTAAAGTGCCACACACACCCATTGTTGTCACGGCACAACCCATATTGTTCCAACACAACAAAAACAATTATACAACGGAAACTCAACCCAAAAACAATTTAAATCTCTAGCCTCAGCGAATTTCCACTCGCATCCCGATCTTGACCCACGGCCTGAGCGAATCGATCTGCGAATTATCCAAGGCCACGCAACCGCTGGTCCAATTGATGCCGGCTTGATGGACGCCCGGATTGCCGCTTCCCACGCCGTGAATCCCGATCTGACCGCCTAGCGGCGTATCCTGGGGTGGCGTGTAGCCTTTTACCCAGGCGGCGCGAATCCGTTCGTAGGTAAGGGCGTCGATCCGGCGCTCCCGTAAGGCGCGATTGGCGTAGTCGATATTGGGATAGTCGAGACCGATAAATCGTTTGAAGCGGCTATGGTCGTTGATCCAACCCACGCGAAACACGCCGAGCGGCGTTTTGTTGTCGCCGCGGCCGGCTTTCACGCCGACCCCGCTGCTGCCAAAGGCAAGCCGCGAAAAGGTCTTTAGCGACTTGTTGCCCTGCATGATGGCCAACGTATCTCGTTTGGTATCCACCAGCAACCAGGACTCCGCCGCGCCAGGGCCAAACCCCTCCAGCGACGCAGGGGGTCCTACATCGTTGGAAGCACAGGCGCTGAGCAACCCGAGTAAAACACCGACCAAACCCATCCTCACACTCGAATACCACATACCGTCATGAGCCCTCTTTACCCATATTATTTAGCGGCAACGTTATAAAACAGCCCGCAAAACAGCGCAAGAATCAGGCGGTCCGCCCTGCGAGAGCCGCGCGAGCCACCTGTTTGGCCTCACCGTTTGCTCCAGTTTCCGGTAAAACTTCCAGCGCTCCTCTCACCCGCTTGCGCCGGCGCCGACCCTCAGAACCGAGGTTCCAACACCACTCGACTCAACAAGGAATTGCCGATGAAGCAGTTCTCCTCGGCTTTGCGGTGCAGCGCCCACACGGCCTCGTCGTCGGGGATCGTTTCACCGCCAAACACGACCTTGGGGCGGAGCGTCAAGCGCACCACCATCAATTTCCCCTTGTCGTTCTTGCCCAGTTCAGCCACCGGATTGTCCTCGTAGCTTTCCACCACCAGTTTCTTGAGCGCGGCGACCGTGAGAAAGGTCAACATATGACAGCTCGACAGGGCGGCGAGCAACGCCTCCTCGGGATTGCTCTTGTTGGGATCGCCAGAATAGTCCGGCGCTGACGAACCTTGCACCGTCTGACCGCCGCCAAGGGACCAAACATGGCCGCGATCGAAGGTCTTAAGGTCGAAATCCGGCGTCGCGCGCCGCCAAGCCAGGCCAATGGAAAAATTTGACATCCGACAATCTCCCGCAAAATCGACTTTTACCTTCACTAGAGATCGTGAATCGCTTGAGACGATAACCGCAGCCTCAGCGCCCCACGTTGAAGGTCGTAACCGGCACCAATGAATTAGGCCGCACGGTGCCCTTGAAGACCGCTTCTTGCCGGCCCCGGCTCAACCGCACCTGAAACGGCGTTTCCAGGAGTTGTTCTTCATCCTTACGTGGCATATAGCGCACCAAGATCTGGTAAGTTCCCGCTCCGGCCTTGCCCGCGGACCAGAAGGCATTTTCCATCGGCCGGTCGCTCAGCTTGTCGCGCGCGGTGTTGGCGTCGACATCGAGCTTGCCGTCGCACTCGGTCGGCGCGCGAAAATCCAGTTGCTGGCCCGAGGGGCAACGCACCACCAAATCGAGGTCGCCACGGCTGTTCCACAGCAACGTCACCGTGATCTCGCCGCTGGCCGCCCCTGATTCGGACATGCGGCTGGCGAATTCCCGGCGCTCCTCGGCGGTCGGTTCGATTTTGACGGGAGGATGCGCCGCCAGTTCTCTTTGCAAGGTTTCCACCACCGCCGGATTGCGTTGCTCGGTCAGCACCTGTTCCAAGCTTTTCTCGGACGCCGGCGTCCGGTTCGGCGAGGCAAGGCCGGGCGCGGCGGCGGGCGGCGCGGCGCCCGGCGACCGACCGCTCTCCAGTGCCGGCGGCTGAGCGACAGCGGCCGTTTTCGCGCTGTCCTCCGCCCGAGGCTCGACTTCGACCACCGGCGGAACTGGCGGTAGTGCGGATGAAGGTTCGCTCGCCGGCGGACCCGGCACCAGGGAAGGCGAGGAGCCGACCGCTGGCGGACCCGGCGGCGTGGAGAATGAAGGGCCGCCCGTCTCTGGAGCCGGCGGTAGAGAGGTCGTCGCAGCTGATTCCCCGCGTTCGCCGGGCGCTGGAACGACAGACTCCACACCCTTCTGATTTTGCGCAACCGCACCCGCCGCAGTCAAATCGCGACCCGCAACATCACGGCCGTTCGCCCTGCCCGCCTCGACAGGCGTGGCAACGGAAGACGAACCGACCTGTTCGCCGTCGCGGGTAGGAGAGGCTCTATTCCATAGCCAATAAGCCGCCAGCAACAGCAGCAGCAAGAGCGCCAACAAAACGAGCCAGACCGTGCGGGAGCTCATGAAACGATCATTCAACAGCGCGGACCACGAAGAGCCTGAGGCTGAAGACGCTCCGGACACGATAGCGGGCGGTTCGCGCTGGATCGCTGGCGAGGCGAGCGACGCAGCCGCCCACCCGGCCTCGGTGGCGCTCTCGCGCCGCGCTCCGCCCGCCAAGCCAACGTCGTCTGCAAGCGGCGCAACCCCGACAGGCCCTTCAGAACCAGCGAGATCGGGAGCGGCCCAGGGCCCGTCGGCCATGAAACCCCAGCCTGTCAGCACCGGTTTATCCTCGACCAGAAAGATCTCGGCCGAGGGCGGCGCGTCGAGCACGGCGTTCAGAATAGTACCCAGATGGACCCGCCGCGCATCGTCGGACGCCTCGTAACGATCCGCCAGCTCGCGACCCTGGCGCAGCAGTTCGTCGACGCGAGCGAGCACCGCCTGACGCTGCTCGTCGGAAAGATCGGCCAACGCGATGGCTGTTTGGTCGGGGTCGGTATCCGCGTACCAATCGATGCGGTTCTTGCCGCGATCCACCACCGGTTCGGCCAACAACCAAGCGGCGTCCGGCCCCAGTTCAGCGGCGAGCACCGCCTGAATTTGCGGATACAGCGCATGCAAGGGTTGGCCGAATCCTCCAATTTCCCGCAAGCCCGCAAAGGTTCCACTGCTCAGGCGTAAGTTTCTATTCATCAAGATTTTTCCAACTAGCGCGGGGGTCCCGAAAGGCGCTCGGCTGTTACCGAGCGCCGGCCTCCGTTGAGCCTGTGGGACCTGAGGCGGCCGATTCGGTAAACCCGATATCGAGCCCACCGCCACCCAGCGTCAGTTCGACGCCCTTTTGCACGTTCTGCAAATAAAGCATCACACCCTTCTGGTTGCGCAAAACGGTGCCGCCGCCGCCCTGACCCACGGTAATCGCGCCTTCCAGCGCATAATAACGGCCGGGGAAATCGGCCAGCTCGCGCAAGCGATAAACCTGACCGACCGCATCCACCCGCGCGACGCCCAAGGTTCCCACTTTGACCCCCGACACCGAGAACCGATACTGGCGCTCCCCAAAGATCAGCTTGCCCTGACCTTTATTGAACCCGACCAACAAACCGTAAGAGGTGCTGGAAAATTCCAGCCGGGCATCCGGCCGGCCGTCCTGCGCCTGGGCCACACTCGTCCCGACGGCACACCAGACCAGCAAAATCACCCGTGCCAATCGCATCGGCTCACTCCAGTCATAAGCTCAAAAGCCGGGGTCTCAGGCCGGGGCCAGCGGTGAAAGTTCAACAGCATCTTCTCTAACTGGCGGGTGAGATCAACCTCCTTCCCACCGGCTTTAGCGCTGCGCGAACAGCCGTCCACCTGCCAAACCCCGACTTTATCATCCAGATTGACCTCTTTCCATTTGGGGTGGCCGGTCTGTCGAAGTTGGCCGATATTGGATCGGATGGCCTGGCCCAACGTCGCCAACTGTTGGCAACGGCGAACGAAATACGGATTCTGGTTGCCGGAAAAATCGAAGCTCATCAGTACCGCCTTGACCGCGATGGTCGCGACCTCGCCGGTCAACCATTCGTAATCGGCTTGACCGATCTTGGCGGGCTGGTACTCCTTGAGCAGGCGCGAGTCGTCCAACGGCACGAAATGCACGTTGGACAACATCGCGGCGAATTCGGGTTTGGTGATCAAATTGCCGACTTTGGTGAACAGACTGACCGGCTTGCCGGCCACGTAGAACATGGCGTCGGCCTCGTTCTTGAGCACGGCGGTCACCCCTTGCAGCGGTGGCAGGTTCAAAAGCTCGGCCGGCTTCGCGCCGGTCAGTTGCAATAGATTGGTGGCCGTCAACCAGGTTCCGCTGCCCGGCTCGCCCACCACCACTCGTTTTCCTTGTAAATCGTTGATCGACTGAATCGACTTGTTGGCGAACAGATGCACCTCCTCGTTGTAAAACGGGAAGATCAGCCGCAAGCGGCTGGCGACCCGGCGCAACTCTGGGTTTTCGGACCGGCTGAGGAACCCCAGCACATCGGATTGCACGATGCCGAACGTGGCGTTTTCCTTGCTGTTGATGCGCTTGATATTATCGATCGAGCCTTGGGAATCCTTGACCAGAATATCCAGCCCGGCGGACTTGGCGACCCCGGCGATATCGTTACCGAACTGGATGTAGGTTCCGGTCTTGGAGCCGGTCACCATGCCGAGCTGCTTGGCATCGCTCTCTTCGGCAAAGGCCGGCGAAAAGTTGAACCCGCTAGCCAGCGCTAACAGGCCGACGATCAGCGATCGCTTCATAAAAGGCTCCCAAACAAAATTAACAGGGTCGTTACGGTTTTTTAAGCCGAAATTCCGCGTTTGTCACGTCTAGGGCGACTTGGGCGGGCGCAACCGTCGTTCCAGCTCCTGCTGGGTCGGATCGAATTGCGATTTCAGTTCGTCTTCCAGGCTGCGGCTAGAACCGGAGCGGGAAGCAGAGTCCGGCGCGGGTTTTGCCGGTTGCTGACGTTCCACCGGAGCGACCGGGATCACCGGACGCGACACCGGCGCGGCCGGCGGTGGCGTGGTCGGTACCGGTACGGGCGACGGCGGCACCGGCGCGACGGGCGGTATTGAGGGGGCGGAGGTGTTAGGCGGCGGACGCACGGTCGGCACCGGTTCCGGGGCGGGTCTGGGCTCGGGGGCGGGTCTGGGCTCGGGGGCGGGAATCGGCTCCGGCGCCGGTTTGGGTTCCGGCGCCGGTTTGAACCGCGAGTTTGCTTGAGGGTTGACCGGCGCGGCTGGCGCGGCCGCTGGGCCCGAAACGCCGGCGGCCTCCGGCGCTTTTCCATTCCCCTGCTGGCTGAACCACCACCAACCCGCCGCCGCTAACGCCGCCAGCACCAAAAATCCCCACACCGCGCCCAACACCCCGGACCTACCGCGCTGAGGAGGGGCGGTCGGGCGGCGCGGTTCGAGCCGCCCGGATTCTGAAACCGCTGGTTCGGATTCCAGTCGCGGACGTTCGGCCTGAATCTGAGCTCCAGGATCACCCGGCGGCGACACCGGCTCCGCCCGCGAGCGCTCGCCGGCCGGACGAGACATCCCGTTCCCCGTTGCCGGTGGCACGAAGCGTCCCGGCGACTTACGGGTCGGTTCCTCGGCATCGCCGTCGATAGCCTCCAATGCTGGAGACGTCGTTTGGGAACGCTCCAATCCGCTGGCGGAATCCGGTGCTTTCGGTCTTCGCACCGGCG is from Candidatus Competibacteraceae bacterium and encodes:
- a CDS encoding TAXI family TRAP transporter solute-binding subunit, with the translated sequence MKRSLIVGLLALASGFNFSPAFAEESDAKQLGMVTGSKTGTYIQFGNDIAGVAKSAGLDILVKDSQGSIDNIKRINSKENATFGIVQSDVLGFLSRSENPELRRVASRLRLIFPFYNEEVHLFANKSIQSINDLQGKRVVVGEPGSGTWLTATNLLQLTGAKPAELLNLPPLQGVTAVLKNEADAMFYVAGKPVSLFTKVGNLITKPEFAAMLSNVHFVPLDDSRLLKEYQPAKIGQADYEWLTGEVATIAVKAVLMSFDFSGNQNPYFVRRCQQLATLGQAIRSNIGQLRQTGHPKWKEVNLDDKVGVWQVDGCSRSAKAGGKEVDLTRQLEKMLLNFHRWPRPETPAFELMTGVSRCDWHG